In Magnetococcales bacterium, the sequence AAACAGTCCGCCATCGAAGTGGGTCGCTTCGTGATCAATACCACCCTGGGGGTGGGGGGCATATTCGACGTGGCGGGGGAGAACTTCCACCTCGTCGGAAAGCGGGAAGACCTGGGGCAAACCCTGGGCTACTACGGAGTCGGGGAGGGGATCTATCTGGTGCTGCCCTTCTTCGGGCCCTCCAGCGCACGCGATGCCGTGGGCAAGGTGGGAGACTCCTTCCTGGACCCGATCAATTATGTGACGGACAACTTCGAGCAGGCGGCGGCCATCCATGCCTTCGAAATGGCCAATACCTTCTCCTTCCGCATTCAGGAGTACGAGGATCTGAAGGCCATGTCCCTGGATCACTACCTGGCGGTGCGGGATGCCTACATCAAATACCGCCGGGAAAAAATTGCCCAGTAGCCGGATGCCGTGACGATGATCCGAAGCGGAGTTGTCCTCTGTGCGCTGCTGCTGTTGAGCGGATGCGCCGCCAACGGGGTCGGGGAGAAGAAACCTCCCGGTTTCGAGTTGTCGGATCTGGCCAAAACCGATGTGAACCTGGTGGTGGAGACCCATCAGCGGGAGGTGTTGAACCATCTCAAGCTGTTGATGCTGAAGCTCTATCGCCGCAACCCTCGGGAGTTGGCCAAAAGCGGGACGTTCAATGCCGAGGAGCGGGTGGAAAAGGTCTTCTCCCGCGACCTCGACTGGCGCTTCGAGGAGCTGGAAAACAAACTGGGGGCCGATTGCATCCATCTGGTGTTTGAGGAGTCCTTCAAGGGCGACCGGGTTCTGGCTTTCGGAGTCGGTCTGGTCTCCATGACGCTGGCTTCCTACAACGACAAGCGGGCGTTCTTCCTCCTGGATGACCTGGATCCGCAGAAACTGCACAACAGCGCCCGCAATCTGGAGCTGGCGGCCTGGAAACTGGGGCAGGGCAAAGACCGGCATGGGGAACCTTTCCTGCTTGCCAACGAGACGGAAGGCCCCGTAGTGAATTTGAGCTTTGAGCGGCTCTTCGGGAAGATGATTGCCGTCCAGGATACCATGTCTCTCATCGTGGCGCAAAAGACCAAACGCGCCATCAAGCAGGCGATTCAGTTTGTCGCGTCGGCGGTGTTTCTGCCCATCTGATTCCGGGCAAGGGTGAAAATCGGTAAAAAGGGGTCGAGCTTTGCGGGGCGTGTTGAGAGGCATGCCTTGTCTCGTTATACTGGCATGAGTGCGAGCGGTAACTCAATACAGGGTGGGGTGGTTTCGATGAAGCCGAAGCGGTACCTGTGCCAATGTCTGCTGGCGATCTGCCTGATGGGGGCCCCCGTGACGGTATGGGCCGGGGAGACCGCCACCGCTGGTGGGGAGATGGATGAAATCTACCGTTTGGTGGAGAGTCGGGACTATGACCAGGCTCTGCGACGCCTGGACGTGATGTTGCGCAAGGATCCCAAGAACGTTCCGGGTCGTTTTTTGATGGGTG encodes:
- a CDS encoding VacJ family lipoprotein; protein product: MKPSISIICLLTGWLGLQPAWSVESPPRPPQPVAKAAGTGNQVILAALDDLPLEEMWGTSNVGTAATPAVRDPLEKVNRVVHEFNDVVFSYVLKPVVKGYAAVIPPGGREAVSNFFDNLAMPIHASNALAQGKGKQSAIEVGRFVINTTLGVGGIFDVAGENFHLVGKREDLGQTLGYYGVGEGIYLVLPFFGPSSARDAVGKVGDSFLDPINYVTDNFEQAAAIHAFEMANTFSFRIQEYEDLKAMSLDHYLAVRDAYIKYRREKIAQ